The Triticum aestivum cultivar Chinese Spring unplaced genomic scaffold, IWGSC CS RefSeq v2.1 scaffold32043, whole genome shotgun sequence genome segment atataaaataaattgtttgaCATAAATTATATCATTAGAAAATAGAAATATATATTTTGTAATGTATGCCTCTtgttaagttggtcaaattaacaatCTAGGTACACATGCAAGACTTTTAAACtaagatggagggagtacaacatatACAACACTTACGACAAGTAAAAGCAATTTGATGAGTCATGGTCTATCAAAGCAAGCTACATTACTAATCTAATCTATCTTAACATGTCACACATGATTACAATCTTTTTTGTGTGCAAGTCAAGCCTATCTAGTCTACATGTAACAACTTGTAGAACATTACAAAATTGATGTTTGCTAATAACTTTTAGAACACTACAACACTTGACATGTAAAAAGAGTTTGATGAGTCATGACCTACTAAAGCAAGTTACATTACTAGTCTCATCTATCTTAACAGGTCACACAAGATTAAAAACTAAGTTCTGTGCAAGCAATGCTTATCTATTTTACACATAACAACTTGCATAACATTACAAACTTAGTTTTAGAAAATTAGGCAACCTAGATTAGTGTTTAGTTGTAAAGTGAATAAGATGAGTCATGTGTGTTATCACACCTTTTTGTGGTGGAATGATAGTGCCACCAAACACAACATACCAAAATATGATTTTGGGAAGCATCCAAGCACTTTCCAGACAAGCAAATGCCAATTGTGAAAGAGATAATGCCATGGCAGCTATAAATAGGCTTGTTGCATGATGATCATCCTTCCTCATTCATCATTCTCATAAGTAGAGTGCATCATTCAAGCCAAGCAAGCACTGGTCAATACAAATCCATCATGAAGACATTTCTCATCATTTCCCTCCTTGCTATCGTGGCGACCACCGCCACAACTGCAGTTAGAGTTCCAGTGCCACAATTGCAGCCGCAAAATCCATCTCTGCAGCAACCACAAGAGCAAGTTCCATTGGTGCAACAACAACAATTTCCAGGGCAGCAACAAACATTTCCACCACAACAGCCATATCCGCAGCCGCAACCATTTCCAGCACAACAACCATATCCGCAGCCGCAActatttccacagccgcaaccttttCCGCCACAACTTCCATATCCGCAGCCGCAACCATTTCCCCCACAACAACCATATCCACAACCGCAAACACAGCATCTGCAACCACAACAACCAATTTCGCAGCAACaagcacaacaacaacaacaacaacaacaacaacaacaaatcctTCAACAAattctgcaacaacaacaactgatTCCATGCAGGGATGTCATCGTCTTGCAACAACACAACATAGCGCATGAAAGCTCACAAGTATTGCAGCAAAGTAGTTACCAAGTGTTGCAACAATTATGTTGTCAGCAGCTGCGGCAGATCCCCGAGCAGTCGCGGTGCCAAGCCATCAACAATGTCGTTCATGCTATTATTctgcatcaacaacaacaacaacaaggacaACATCAACAGTCGAGCCAGGTCTCCTACCAGCAGCCTCAGCAACAATATCCATCAggccagggctccttccagccatcTCAGCAAAATCCACAGGCCCAGGGCTTTGTCCAACCTCAACATCTGCCCCAACTCGAGGAAATAAGTAACCTAGCGCTGCAGACGCTACCAGCAATGTGCAATGTCTACATCCCTCCATATTGCTCGACCACCATTGCGCCATTTGGCATCTTCGGTACTAACTGAGAAGAGAAGAACTCTAGTACTAGATATATGAAACACCGTGTTCTTAGTCCATGGTTTGGTCGTTGTACCGTTGAAAATATAAGGTGACATGCACTATCATGTAAGAACCCGAACTATACTAGTTCAAACTTGGGAATAAAAGACAAACACATGTCTTGTCTGCATATGATTGTTTATTTGAGTTCCATTCCTATGCCCATTCACAAGTTCACCCCTAATTATATATATTACACATTAAGTAGATATTTATGTTGCATTAATCTGAAGATAACAAAGTGAGTCTGAAACTTGAATTATTTTCTTGGACTTTCAAATTGTGTATTATTAAAGTAGTAAGGACTATCCACATCCTTGGCTTGCCCTTGATCAATTATTCCCAGAGAAGCTTTCAGTTCATAAATCAATTACATTGATTTTTGTGAATGGTACATCTCCTCATCACGAGTATCATTACGGCTACTCCAAATCGCCCACATAACCGAAGCATTAATAGCGCCCTTCTTGCATCCGGAAATATGGATCGAAGATATCACTTGACCATGTTTCCAGGTGCAACCTTGGGATTTTTATGTGAAAATATTCTCAAGCAAAATCCAAGAATAAACTTGCATGCTCACGTGTGATGAGGGCAGATGAAGTAACATTTCCTCCCCATGGCCACACATAGGGCACACACATAACCCCATCACATGCCTTTTTAGTTATGCATATGAAAGGTAGGATGTTTTTAATTACTCTCCACCAAAATACTCTTAACTTGGCTTGTACCCTAATATTTCGTTGCCTTTTCAATTGTTCTTCCCCATTAGACAAAGTAGACAGTCCATCTACCACACCGTACCTTGTGTCCATCATTGCTCTGTACAACAATTGAACAGAACAAATGTCATTTCTTTACGATACCCACGACCAAATGTCCTCTGCTGGATTGTTTGGTCGTGGCATATTAAGGATGGCCACCTCATCTCATGGGGTAAACACCTAATGAATGAAAGGATTGTTCTAGTCGCCCGTGTTTTTCATCGATAAGATCATCTACAAGTTGGACCGAAGTTTCTCACATGCATCATAGTGGTTTCATTAGCGGCGTGCCCTGCACCCATTTATCACGTCGTATCTCTGTAGTATGTgcattcccaatttgtcacagcaTACCCTCCTTCAAACCTTCTTTCCCTTTCAGATTAGCACGCCAAGTTAGCTATGCACTATGCGGGAACCAGCATTTGAAAAAAAAGAATCTCATTTCATGGTATCTTCCATGAAGGACCCTCGTACATTAGCTATCTAGGTAGAAATAGCCATGTGTGTTTAGCAAACTTTAAATAAGTGAATAGATCAAGGTCGTGGAACCCCAAGCCTCCAATTACACATGGCCTCTCTACCAATAAGATCTCCAAAGACATCAAGGATACAGAcagccaaaaaagaaaataaaaataaaaaaaataaaaaataccctgCCATGGTGATCAATCACAAGCATCAACAGCACtctaaccaccaccaaagacaaTGCCCAGATTACAAAAAAAAATTATCCAAAAACAATGCCCCCAAGAAGGAAACAATACACAAGCGTTGTCGTTGCCCGATCGAAGATCGTGGGTTTTCACCCTGGAAAATTTTCGAGTTCACccaaaaacaatgccttcaacaaggccatTGCCAAGTACAACAAATATGGTCGagaccttgggttttcaccctggGAATTGAGACTCGATGCTCGAGGAGTACCAGCAAAAATGCAGTCCACTAGTGTTGCCGCCCCCACTTGGCGAGGCCACTGTTGCAAGTCACCAAACACCTGGCATATAGTTGTCATCGCATCCAATACACCCTTCGGCCGAAGCTTCAAGACCTTgatccgtctccaacgtatctataatttttgattgttccatgctattatattatctgttttggatgttttatatgcattattgtgctattttatatgatttttgggactaacctattaaactagagcccagtgtcagttcctgttttttccttgttttagagtttcgtagaaaaggagtaccaaatggagtccaaatggaattaaacttttgcgatgatttttcttagaccagaagacatctagaggacttggagtgcacgttaagAAAGCCACGAGGCTGCCACAACGACAGaggtgtgcccccacccttgtgggccccttgtgactctaccgacatatttcttccgcctatatattctcaaatattccaaaacatactaggagagccacaaaaacacttttccaccgccgcaaccttctatacccgtgagatcccatgtaGGGGCCTTTCccagcatcctgtcggagggggattcgatcactgagggcttctacatcaacaccattgcctctccgatgaagcgtgagtagtttaccacagacctatgggtccatagctagtatctagatggcttcttctctctctttgattctcaataccatgttctcctcgatgttcttggagatctattcgatgtaatactctttttgcggtgtgtttgctaagatccgatgaattgtggatttatgatcaggttatctatgagtattatttgaatctcctatgaattcttatatgcatgatttgatatctttgcaagtctcttcgaactaccgatttggtttggccaactagattggtttttcttgcaatgggagaggtgcttaactttgggttcaatcttgcggtgctcgatcccagtgacagaaggggatgatacgtctccaacgtatctataattttttattgttccatgctattattttatcaaccttggatgttttatatgcatttatatgctattttatatgatttttggaactaacctattaa includes the following:
- the LOC123174559 gene encoding alpha/beta-gliadin clone PW1215-like; its protein translation is MKTFLIISLLAIVATTATTAVRVPVPQLQPQNPSLQQPQEQVPLVQQQQFPGQQQTFPPQQPYPQPQPFPAQQPYPQPQLFPQPQPFPPQLPYPQPQPFPPQQPYPQPQTQHLQPQQPISQQQAQQQQQQQQQQQILQQILQQQQLIPCRDVIVLQQHNIAHESSQVLQQSSYQVLQQLCCQQLRQIPEQSRCQAINNVVHAIILHQQQQQQGQHQQSSQVSYQQPQQQYPSGQGSFQPSQQNPQAQGFVQPQHLPQLEEISNLALQTLPAMCNVYIPPYCSTTIAPFGIFGTN